One genomic window of Daphnia pulex isolate KAP4 chromosome 10, ASM2113471v1 includes the following:
- the LOC124205547 gene encoding tyramine receptor Ser-2-like: MDGNKSALANNITLGKYDYLVMEQDISAVQLLFRTSVIGVGILLNCVVLSVVTFSRQLHYPRHIFWAAISIFECLFLVDMALELVTVLRRDYLACQFVILFYPVDYSILLICMSLAALDRYLSIVRFEWYQANVTNRGVILLIAIAVGITYVIFTSPFWTGYRSIFTCTTTIIHSVWAFTWNLFLGIVCVVLHFKIFIETKTLIRQYVPKYCRKPVTVKFENKSFIRQPSNISSGPSLKNIETTEQVLSTVSQNPSGVGGENTSILFQDPEFMMQTHVSHQQDSTEECHHDSHLPPASQAINNLGDTESFPWMPIRSKISRLEVQAALNLSVNILPFWLCTLPVSCNTIVFYWCIRLEANCDNFMVTLIYFWDIFMLHSVYNPIMYMATCSEFRRAFLRIVKKLSNKFDFALRK; this comes from the exons ATGGACGGAAATAAATCAGCGCTCGCCAATAACATAACGTTGGGTAAATATGATTATCTAGTCATGGAACAGGACATCTCTGCAGTCCAACTTTTATTTCGAACGTCGGTTATTGGTGTTGGGATCCTGTTGAATTGTGTCGTCCTCTCTGTGGTGACCTTTTCACGTCAGCTTCACTATCCCCGCCACATTTTTTGGGCTGCCATTTCCATCTTCGAGTGCCTTTTCCTAGTCGATATGGCACTCGAGTTGGTGACAGTGCTCAGACGCGATTACTTGGCCTGTCAGTTTGTAATCCTTTTTTATCCGGTCGACTATTCGATCCTGTTGATCTGCATGTCGCTGGCCGCATTGGATCGCTACTTGTCCATCGTTCGCTTCGAGTGGTATCAGGCGAACGTCACCAATCGAGGTGTTATTCTGTTGATTGCGATTGCGGTTGGGATAACATACGTCATTTTTACGAGTCCATTTTGGACGGGCTACCGCTCAATTTTCACCTGCACCACCACTATAATCCACAGCGTTTGGGCCTTCACGTGGAATTTGTTCTTGGGCATCGTTTGCGTCGTTCTTCACTTCAAGATCTTCATTGAAACTAAAACTCTCATTCGTCAATATGTTCCCAAATATTGTCGTAAGCCTGTCACGGTCAAGTTTGAGAATAAATCCTTCATCCGACAGCCTAGTAACATCAGCTCTG GTCCTAGTTTGAAAAACATCGAAACGACTGAACAAGTTCTATCCACCGTTTCCCAAAATCCTTCCGGTGTTGGAGGAGAAAATACATCGATCCTTTTTCAAGATCCTGAATTCATGATGCAGACGCACGTCAGCCATCAACAAGATAGCACGGAAGAATGTCATCACGATTCTCATCTGCCACCTGCATCTCAGGCCATCAACAATCTAGGCGACACTGAATCTTTTCCCTGGATGCCAATCCGCTCGAAAATCAGCCGACTCGAAGTTCAAGCCGCTCTCAACTTGTCCGTCAACATTCTGCCGTTTTGGCTGTGTACCCTTCCTGTGTCTTGTAATACCATTGTCTTTTACTGGTGCATCCGGCTGGAAGCCAACTGTGACAACTTTATGGTaacattgatttatttttgggaCATCTTTATGCTTCATAGTGTTTATAATCCAATCATGTACATGGCCACTTGTTCGGAATTCCGGCGGGCCTTTCTTCGCATCGTAAAGAAGTtgtcaaacaaatttgattttgcttTACGCAAGTAA
- the LOC124205549 gene encoding uncharacterized protein LOC124205549, whose translation MDGNQSALANNITLGKYDFSIMQQDVSAVQLLFRTSVIGVGILLNCVVLFVVIFSRQLHYPRHIFWAAISIFECLFLVDMALELVTVLRSDYLACQFVILFYPVDYSILLICMSLAAMDRYLSIVRFEWYQANVTNRGAIVSITIAVGVTYIIFTSPFWTGYKSLYTCTTSLIHGVWAFTWNLFLGFVCVVLHFKIFVETKTLIRHYVPKYRRKPVTVKFENKSFIRQPSIISSGTSLKIKEITAEQVLSTVSENPSGVRGENPSILSQDPEFRQLHVSNQVKNTDECHYDSHLPLASQAIRNLGDTESFPWMPTRSKVNRLEVQAALNLSVNILPFWLCTFPVACNTIVVYWCIRLDVNFDILMVTLNFFWDTFMLHSIYNPIMYMATCAEFQRAFLRIANKLSNKFSFIASRK comes from the exons ATGGACGGAAATCAATCGGCACTCGCCAATAACATAACGTTGGGTAAATATGATTTCTCAATCATGCAACAGGACGTCTCTGCAGTCCAACTTTTATTTCGAACGTCGGTCATCGGTGTAGGAATCCTGTTAAATTGTGTCGTCTTATTTGTGGTGATCTTTTCACGTCAGCTTCACTACCCCCGCCACATTTTTTGGGCTGCCATTTCCATTTTCGAATGCCTGTTCTTAGTCGATATGGCACTCGAGTTGGTGACAGTGCTCAGAAGCGATTACTTGGCCTGTCAGTTTGTAATCCTTTTTTATCCGGTCGACTATTCGATCCTGTTGATCTGCATGTCGCTGGCCGCAATGGATCGCTACTTGTCCATCGTTCGCTTCGAGTGGTATCAGGCGAACGTCACTAATCGAGGTGCCATCGTGTCCATCACAATTGCAGTTGGTGTCACATACATCATTTTTACGAGTCCATTCTGGACGGGCTACAAATCACTTTACACCTGTACCACCAGTTTAATTCACGGCGTTTGGGCCTTCACgtggaatttgtttttgggATTTGTTTGCGTCGTTCTCCACTTCAAGATCTTCGTTGAAACTAAAACTCTGATTCGTCATTATGTACCCAAATACCGTCGTAAGCCTGTTACGGTCAAGTTTGAGAATAAATCCTTCATCCGACAGCCCAGTATCATCAGCTCTG GTACTAGTTTGAAAATTAAGGAAATAACGGCTGAACAAGTTCTATCCACCGTTTCCGAAAATCCTTCCGGTGTTAGAGGAGAAAATCCATCAATCCTCTCTCAAGATCCTGAATTCAGGCAATTGCACGTCAGCAATCAAGTGAAGAACACGGACGAATGTCATTACGATTCTCATCTGCCACTAGCGTCTCAGGCCATCAGGAATCTGGGTGACACCGAATCTTTTCCCTGGATGCCAACTCGCTCGAAAGTAAACCGACTCGAAGTTCAAGCCGCCCTCAACTTGTCCGTCAACATTCTGCCATTTTGGTTGTGCACCTTTCCTGTGGCTTGTAATACCATTGTCGTTTACTGGTGTATCCGGCTGGACGTTAACTTTGACATCCTTATGGtaacattgaattttttttgggacaCGTTCATGCTCCATAGTATTTATAATCCAATCATGTACATGGCCACCTGTGCGGAATTTCAGAGGGCTTTTCTTCGCATCGCAAATAAGTTGTCCAacaaatttagttttattgCTTCACGCaagtaa